A region of Sesamum indicum cultivar Zhongzhi No. 13 linkage group LG7, S_indicum_v1.0, whole genome shotgun sequence DNA encodes the following proteins:
- the LOC105167005 gene encoding cation/H(+) antiporter 15-like: MATKVDAVSAGNKYIVCQNTDNIATLGILQRNPLNYSVPLILLQFSLISLTSQMIEFCLHPLGQSSIVAQILGGVLYGPSVLGHDALIGMALFPARSVLTLRTAAIFGIMFFFFAVGVKSDSRMMVRPGRRAAVIGISAMLFTLFLTISFAFLLIKYVHMDDSLSSSLVLIAASQGLTAFPNIACLLAELQLSSSDLGRIATAAAMVCDILGMGLVAVTLGVVQSGSEPVKSALSVISMLLFVIGMVYVVGPIIRMVIRSIPAGKPLADRYVFFCFAGTLVTAFLTEVIGQHFILGPLVFGLLTPDGQPLGSPIVSKLDYPIGKFLYPTFLTTSGLKTNIFKINRWSLLIVVLLIIFSCISKIAAVAFSSRFFDIRFKDSVVIGLMLNARGICELILYNLFRDNGVLTDQEFALCVISVVGVTAVITPLIKLLYDPSKQYLPSKRRTIQHMKSDAELRIVVCIKNQESVPSIVNLLEASDATEESPIAVLALLLVELVGRTTPMLAAHQSTQAIQSTNSQSGHILGALRQYQLCHETCVTVQSFSVFSHLNSTQDDICRVARDQKANIVILPFHKRWEIDGSIGSQDRTVQNMNIKIMERAPCSVGILVDRGILTGSTSILSNQSIYQVAVIYIGGPDDAESLFYAARMGRRNNVSLTILRFLLFGCDTARERKQDNNLIDEVRQANMLNQNNFKYQERVVKDGVGLAASLRGLEDSFNLLLVGRHHHASQILMGLGAWSECPELGVVGDILASPDFGSTASVLVVQQQRLRGEKLGNRLMRPMVISHESMHDPTPPGAAATATSNMNPRLEISIDRE; encoded by the exons ACAAGTACATTGTGTGTCAAAACACAGACAACATTGCCACCCTCGGAATCTTGCAAAGGAATCCTTTAAACTATTCTGTTCCTCTCATTCTGCTGCAGTTTTCTTTGATCTCTTTAACATCTCAGATGATTGAGTTCTGCCTCCATCCTCTCGGACAATCATCTATCGTTGCGCAAATTCTT GGGGGTGTACTATACGGCCCTTCTGTATTAGGACACGATGCCTTAATCGGGATGGCTCTATTTCCTGCAAGAAGCGTGTTGACACTCCGAACAGCTGCCATTTTCGGTATTatgttcttcttctttgctGTTGGTGTGAAGTCGGATAGTAGGATGATGGTCCGGCCAGGGAGACGGGCTGCAGTTATTGGCATCTCGGCCATGCTTTTCACATTGTTTCTGACCATATCGTTTGCTTTTCTCTTGATAAAGTATGTCCATATGGATGATTCGCTTTCATCTTCACTGGTGTTGATAGCAGCATCTCAGGGTCTAACTGCATTCCCAAATATAGCTTGCCTCCTAGCTGAGCTTCAGTTGTCAAGCAGCGATTTGGGCCGGATAGCAACTGCCGCAGCTATGGTATGTGACATCCTTGGAATGGGGCTTGTTGCTGTAACACTTGGAGTAGTTCAATCTGGGAGTGAGCCGGTGAAATCTGCTTTGTCGGTCATTTCGATGCTTCTGTTCGTGATTGGTATGGTGTACGTCGTTGGGCCAATAATACGTATGGTTATAAGGTCAATACCGGCTGGAAAACCTTTAGCTGATCGGTATGTGTTCTTCTGTTTTGCTGGTACTCTTGTGACTGCCTTTTTAACAGAGGTGATTGGGCAGCATTTTATTCTTGGACCATTAGTCTTTGGCTTACTGACGCCGGATGGGCAGCCGTTAGGTTCACCCATCGTCTCAAAACTAGATTACCCGATCGGGAAGTTTCTTTACCCGACGTTTCTGACCACCAGTGGGCTAAAAACCAACATTTTCAAGATTAATCGCTGGTCTCTGTTGATTGTGGTACTGCTGATAATCTTTTCTTGCATATCCAAGATTGCTGCTGTGGCGTTCTCGTCTCGTTTTTTTGACATAAGATTTAAAGACTCAGTTGTGATTGGGCTTATGCTGAATGCAAGAGGGATTTGTGAACTGATTCTGTACAATCTGTTTAGGGACAATGGG GTCCTAACAGATCAGGAGTTTGCGCTGTGTGTTATATCAGTTGTAGGGGTCACTGCAGTCATAACTCCTCTGATTAAACTACTCTACGATCCTTCAAAACAATACCTTCCAAGTAAGAGGAGAACTATTCAACACATGAAATCTGATGCTGAGCTCCGAATAGTAGTCTGCATAAAAAACCAAGAGAGCGTACCTTCAATCGTAAACCTACTGGAAGCGTCTGATGCAACAGAAGAAAGCCCTATTGCTGTCCTGGCACTCCTACTAGTCGAGCTAGTGGGTCGAACCACCCCCATGCTCGCTGCTCACCAATCAACACAAGCCATTCAATCCACAAACTCTCAGTCGGGCCACATTCTTGGCGCTCTTCGCCAATATCAGCTCTGCCATGAAACCTGTGTCACGGTCCAGTCATTCAGTGTCTTCTCACACCTGAACTCGACACAGGACGACATTTGCCGGGTGGCTAGAGACCAGAAAGCTAACATAGTCATTTTACCATTTCACAAGCGCTGGGAAATAGATGGCTCCATTGGGTCACAGGACAGGACCGTGCAGAATATGAACATCAAAATCATGGAAAGGGCACCATGCTCAGTAGGGATTCTTGTCGACCGAGGAATCCTGACTGGATCAACGTCCATCCTGAGTAACCAATCCATCTACCAGGTTGCTGTGATATACATTGGTGGACCAGATGATGCAGAATCCCTATTTTATGCAGCCCGTATGGGGAGACGTAACAATGTCTCCCTAACTATACTTCGGTTCTTGCTCTTCGGGTGTGACACAGCTAGAGAAAGGAAACAAGACAACAACCTGATAGATGAAGTGCGCCAAGCTAACATGTTGAATCAGAACAATTTCAAATACCAAGAACGAGTTGTGAAAGACGGGGTCGGCCTAGCAGCATCACTCAGAGGACTAGAGGATAGCTTTAATTTGCTGCTTGTTGGGAGGCACCACCATGCATCTCAGATACTGATGGGGCTTGGGGCTTGGAGTGAGTGCCCGGAGCTTGGGGTGGTGGGTGACATTTTAGCATCACCAGATTTTGGAAGCACTGCCTCGGTGTTGGTGGTGCAACAGCAAAGACTACGTGGAGAAAAGCTTGGGAATAGACTGATGAGACCGATGGTCATTAGCCATGAATCAATGCACGATCCAACACCTCCTGGAGCTGCTGCAACTGCAACTAGTAATATGAATCCTAGATTGGAAATTTCTATAGATCGTGAATAG
- the LOC105167197 gene encoding protein RETICULATA-RELATED 6, chloroplastic (The sequence of the model RefSeq protein was modified relative to this genomic sequence to represent the inferred CDS: added 10 bases not found in genome assembly) produces MEPHAFNVKPPGFYLIPNKQCRRHVSIPVHCRRGSEYSGDARPTKRRDVLITPFLAVGAYALRSAVAKADEKPPLAGETTPSPPVAVDEAKEEVISSRIYDATVIGEPLALGKDKRKVWEKMMNARIVYLGEAEQVPIRDDKDLELEIVKNLRKRCVEAERPISLALEAFPCDLQAQLNLFTEKRIDGEALKSLVTHWPPQRWQEYEPLLTYCRDNGVRLVACGVPLEVLRTVQAEGVRGLSKADRKKYAPPAGSGFISGFPSISRRSSIDINFPSQSAPYGPFSYLSIQSRAVEDYTMSQIILEAVADCGSTGTLVVVTGANHVTYGSRGTGLPARISRKMQKKNQVVILLDPERQYIRREGDVPVADFLWYSAARPCIRNCFDRAEIARVMNAAGRKREALPQDLQKGLDLGLVSPEVLQNFFDLEQYPVISELTHRFQGFRERLLADPKFLHRLAIEETISITTTLIAQYERRKENFFEELDYVVTDTLRGIVVDFFTVWLPAPTLSFLPVADDINSPDSIEAVKGLLGSIPDNAFQKNLVGKEWNLNHRIASVLVGGFKLAGVGFISSIGAVASSNTLYTIRKLLNPSLSMEQQNKRSPILKTAVVYSTFLGTSANLRYQVIAGIVEHRISEHFSDQTLLVNMLSFVARTVNSYWGTQQWIDLARYTGLQARKSEEISFQTPDPSNSAALECNVLEDASIDESNKQ; encoded by the exons ATGGAGCCCCACGCCTTCAACGTTAAACCACCGGGCTTTTATTTAATACCCAATAAGCAATGCCGCCGCCATGTCAGTATTCCGGTGCACTGCCGCCGTGGCTCCGAGTATTCTGGCGATGCACGTCCGACGAAGCGGCGAGATGTGCTCATTACCCCCTTCCTCGCCGTAGGAGCTTATGCACTCCGCTCGGCGGTGGCCAAGGCGG GCCGTTGGCTGGGGAGACTACACCTTCGCCTCCGGTCGCGGTGGATGAGGCGAAAGAGGAGGTGATAAGTTCGAGGATTTATGACGCAACTGTAATAGGTGAGCCGTTGGCGCTGGGGAAGGACAAGAGAAAAGTTTGGGAGAAGATGATGAATGCGAGGATTGTGTACTTGGGGGAGGCGGAGCAGGTTCCCATTCGGGATGATAAAGACTTGGAGCTTGAGATTGTCAAGAATTTGAGGAAGAGATGCGTGGAAGCTGAGCGGCCGATATCGTTGGCTTTGGAAGCTTTTCCCTGTGATTTACAGGCACAGCTTAATCTTTTTACGGAAAAAAG GATCGATGGAGAGGCCCTAAAGTCTTTGGTGACACATTGGCCACCTCAGCGTTGGCAAGAGTATGAGCCTCTGTTGACTTACTGCCGAGATAATGGAGTACGGCTGGTTGCATGTGGTGTGCCACTCGAG GTCCTACGAACAGTTCAAGCTGAAGGCGTTCGTGGACTTTCTAAAGCTGATCGTAAGAAATATGCTCCTCCAGCTGGTTCAGGCTTCATCTCGGGATTCCCTTCTATCTCTAGAAGATCATCTATTGACATAAATTTTCCAAGTCAATCTGCTCCGTATGGGCCATTCTCATACCTTTCCATACAATCAAGAGCAGTTGAGGATTATACAATGTCCCAGATCATCTTAGAAGCTGTGGCAGATTGTGGGTCTACGGGCACGCTAGTAGTAGTGACAGGTGCTAATCATGTCACGTATGGGTCAAGAGGAACTGGACTACCAGCAAGAATTTCAaggaaaatgcaaaagaaaaatcaagtaGTAATATTACTTGATCCTGAACGACAATACATTAGGAGGGAGGGTGATGTCCCTGTTGCAGATTTCTTGTGGTATTCTGCAGCCAGGCCTTGCATTAGAAATTGCTTTGATCGTGCTGAAATTGCTAGAGTAATGAATGCAGCAGGCAGAAAGAGAGAAGCCTTGCCCCAG GACCTTCAGAAAGGACTAGATCTTGGTCTGGTATCACCTGAAGTACTACAGAATTTCTTTGATCTGGAGCAATATCCTGTTATCTCAGAATTGACTCACCGTTTCCAG GGTTTCAGAGAAAGATTGTTGGCGGATCCCAAATTTCTACATAGACTAGCTATAGAAGAAACTATATCAATTACTACTACCCTCATAGCTCAGTACGAGAGGCGCAAAGAAAATTTCTTTGAAGAGCTTGACTATGTTGTTACAGATACACTAAGGGGAatagttgttgatttttttactGTGTGGCTTCCGGCCCCCACGTTGTCATTTCTCCCAGTTGCTGATGACATTAATTCGCCTGACAGCATAGAAGCAGTAAAAGGTCTTTTGGGGTCCATCCCGGACAACGCATTTCAGAAAAATCTTGTAGGCAAGGAGTGGAACTTGAACCACAGAATTGCATCAGTACTTGTTGGTGGTTTTAAACTGGCTGGTGTTGGATTCATTTCCAGCATTGGCGCTGTAGCTTCCTCCAATACACTGTATACAATACGGAAGCTTCTTAATCCAAGCCTTTCCATGGAGCAGCAGAATAAGAGATCGCCTATACTAAAAACAGCAGTTGTGTATAGCACCTTTCTTGGAACGTCAGCGAATCTGCGGTACCAG GTTATTGCAGGAATAGTGGAGCATCGGATTTCAGAGCATTTTTCTGACCAAACTTTACTTGTAAATATGCTCTCTTTTGTGGCTCGAACAGTAAACTCTTACTGGGGAACCCAG CAATGGATTGATCTGGCACGCTATACAGGGCTACAGGCTCGCAAGAGTGAAGAAATATCCTTTCAGACTCCAGATCCTTCAAATTCTGCTGCATTAGAGTGCAACGTCCTTGAAGATGCCAGCATTGATGAAAGCAACAAGCAATAG
- the LOC105167006 gene encoding PRA1 family protein B3 has translation MASAPTLPISNPQSESQPPIATPAFRAFLSRLNATVRHGLSQRRPWLELVDRSSFSRPDSLSEAASRIRKNFSFFRVNYLSLLALSLALSLLSHPFSLLVLLSLLAAWIFLYLFRPSDQPVVIAGRTFSDRETLGILVVSTIVVVFLTSVGSVLISALLVGLAVVCAHGAFRMPEDLFLDDQEPANSGFLSFLGGAASSAAAAAAPVVATRV, from the coding sequence ATGGCCTCTGCCCCCACGCTCCCCATCTCCAACCCCCAATCTGAATCCCAGCCTCCCATCGCCACCCCCGCCTTCCGCGCCTTCTTGTCCCGCCTCAACGCCACCGTCCGCCACGGCCTCTCCCAGCGCCGCCCTTGGTTGGAGCTCGTCGACCGCTCCTCCTTCTCTCGTCCCGACTCACTCTCTGAAGCCGCCTCCCGCATCCGCAagaacttttctttcttccgcGTCAACTACCTCTCCCTCCTCGccctctctctcgctctctctctcctctcgcACCCCTTCTCCCTCCTCGTCTTGTTATCCCTCCTCGCTGCCTGGATATTTCTCTACTTGTTCCGTCCTTCGGATCAGCCTGTTGTGATTGCGGGACGCACGTTCTCGGATCGGGAGACTTTGGGGATTTTGGTGGTGTCTACTATAGTTGTGGTGTTCCTCACCAGTGTCGGATCTGTGCTCATCTCCGCTTTGCTTGTCGGCCTGGCTGTGGTTTGCGCGCATGGGGCCTTCCGGATGCCTgaggatttgtttttggatgaTCAGGAGCCAGCTAATTCTGGGTTTCTATCGTTCCTAGGTGGCGCCGCTTCCTCCGCCGCGGCGGCGGCTGCGCCTGTTGTTGCCACGCGCGTGTGA
- the LOC105167007 gene encoding uncharacterized protein LOC105167007, producing MESAAVLRSCHYAFTKGSHFRTVLEKPGTVTINYSAFSNLSKLTVCGGKLSSSTNRHGAILVSCVKNSETPVTSKSNSDPNGAVLEKKSPSSMTFPNGFEALLTEVCDETKIAELKLKFGAFQIHMKRNIDGPPVPASVVPQTTAPPVPSKPANASAPAALSSPPKPSSEKVSPFTNVSIEKVAKLAALEASGATGYVIVSSPTVGSFRRARTLKGKKQPPACKEGDVIKEGQVIGFLDQFGTELPVRSGVAGEVLKLLYNDGEAVGYGDPLIAVLPSFRGIN from the exons ATGGAGTCCGCCGCTGTTCTCCGCTCTTGCCATT ATGCTTTCACCAAGGGGTCTCATTTTAGGACTGTGCTTGAAAAACCTGGTACAGTTACTATAAATTATTCAGCCTTCTCCAACCTGAGTAAATTGACTGTTTGTGGTGGTAAATTAAGTTCATCTACGAACAGACATGGCGCTATCCTTGTGTCATGCGTGAAGAATTCTGAAACTCCTGTGACATCCAAATCTAACA GTGACCCCAATGGAGCTGTTCTAGAGAAGAAATCACCATCCAGTATGACTTTTCCCAATGGTTTTGAG GCCTTGCTCACAGAAGTATGTGATGAGACAAAAATTGCTGAGCTTAAACTTAAG TTTGGAGCCTTCCAAATTCACATGAAACGGAACATTGATGGCCCACCAGTCCCTGCATCTGTTGTTCCCCAAACAACTGCACCACCTGTTCCAAGTAAACCAGCAAATGCATCAGCGCCTGCTGCCCTCTCATCCCCGCCAAAACCTTCTTCAGAAAAGGTCAGCCCATTTACAAATGTCTCCATCGAGAAGGTAGCCAAATTGGCTGCACTAGAGGCCTCTGGAGCTACTGGCTATGTTATAGTATCATCACCCACG GTTGGTTCGTTCCGAAGAGCCAGGACTCTGAAAGGAAAGAAGCAACCTCCTGCATGCAAAGAG GGTGATGTGATCAAGGAGGGACAAGTGATAGGCTTTCTGGATCAGTTTGGCACCGAACTTCCTGTCAGA TCCGGTGTGGCTGGAGAAGTCTTGAAGCTCCTTTACAATGATGGAG aagCTGTGGGTTATGGAGATCCCCTCATTGCCGTCTTGCCGTCCTTCCGTGGTATCAACTAG
- the LOC105167008 gene encoding histone H4: MSGRGKGGKGLGKGGAKRHRKVLRDNIQGITKPAIRRLARRGGVKRISGLIYEETRGVLKIFLENVIRDAVTYTEHARRKTVTAMDVVYALKRQGRTLYGFGG; the protein is encoded by the coding sequence ATGTCGGGCCGTGGGAAGGGAGGCAAGGGGCTGGGCAAGGGCGGAGCAAAGCGTCACCGTAAGGTGCTCCGGGACAACATCCAGGGAATCACGAAGCCGGCGATCCGGCGTCTGGCGAGGAGAGGCGGAGTGAAGAGAATCAGCGGTCTGATATACGAGGAGACGAGGGGTGTTCTGAAGATATTCCTCGAGAATGTGATCAGAGATGCTGTGACCTACACCGAGCACGCTCGGCGCAAAACCGTCACCGCCATGGACGTCGTCTATGCTTTGAAGAGGCAGGGCCGCACCTTATATGGATTTGGTGGTTGa
- the LOC105167009 gene encoding uncharacterized protein LOC105167009 produces MAFCSFLDLFSWIEQLPPILQWKTTSFSSSLCPRYSSNPSLKLSIKNLSNSYFSISIFADYNLPIFLWTSKSVVLKPTSNKLLQDNDTLSFLISNFIEDVLNYSPNKCPNARKLPRLSLEPHNLKDVFNFSFLSLTFLICIYEAPRDVRTSCLNTLKDQFSCPKSRQVSKLLMRLLGSNVEELWMRSINLAITNWISELQAANSAIKTPSSLFSYSFSTLGLWKVQLYCPVIAMNVEKSSGPLSDDRLLFSLNYHQLEGVIQLNHKVVVREKWIEVMVNIDNIRCDVIKLVTDTLMSERGAGTAEKHFPSRIALQITPTLQANIISISVSKSSENPTREISVEKAIEASFEPPNTVGLNFSAGETSTVSLRPWKFEQSVYGNSAILNWFLHDSVDGREVFSSKPSKLALIHHKAWFKNRYTNADRAFTREGGVIFAGDEYGESVCWRVDKDCMGRSMEWEMRGWIWLTYWPNKHRSFYSETKRLEFREVVCLSLI; encoded by the exons ATGGCTTTTTGTTcgtttcttgatttgttttcttggaTTGAACAACTCCCTCCAATCCTTCAATGGAAAACAACCTCTTTTTCATCGAGCTTGTGTCCTAGGTATTCTTCAAACCCTTCTCTCAAATTATCGATCAAGAACTTGAGCAATTCGTATTTTTCCATCTCCATTTTTGCGGATTACAATCTCCCCATCTTTCTCTGGACCTCTAAAAGCGTAGTGCTAAAGCCCACGTCCAACAAATTACTACAAGATAACGATACTCTTTCCTTCCTCATAAGTAATTTCATCGAAGATGTTCTAAACTACTCGCCAAACAAATGCCCTAATGCTCGTAAACTCCCACGTTTGTCCCTCGAACCACACAACCTTAAAGACGTCTTCAATTTCTCGTTTCTCAGTCTCACATTCCTCATTTGCATCTATGAAGCTCCCCGGGATGTACGCACATCATGCCTAAATACGTTGAAAGATCAATTTTCATGCCCCAAGTCTAGACAAGTGTCGAAGCTTCTAATGAGGCTTTTGGGGTCTAATGTTGAAGAGCTATGGATGCGTTCGATCAATCTTGCCATCACTAACTGGATTTCGGAACTTCAAGCTGCAAATTCAGCCATCAAGACTCCATCCTCGTTGTTTTCATACTCGTTTTCCACGTTAGGGTTGTGGAAAGTTCAATTGTACTGTCCGGTAATAGCAATGAACGTCGAGAAGTCTAGTGGTCCTTTGTCTGATGATCGTTTGCTCTTCTCTCTTAACTACCACCAACTAGAGGGTGTGATCCAACTGAACCACAAGGTGGTTGTTCGAGAAAAGTGGATTGAAGTCATGGTGAACATAGACAACATAAG GTGTGATGTTATCAAGCTCGTGACAGATACCCTCATGAGCGAACGTGGGGCTGGAACAGCAGAAAAACACTTCCCTTCTCGAATAGCATTGCAAATCACACCAACCTTGCAGGCCAACATCATAAGCATATCAGTGAGCAAATCATCAGAGAATCCCACAAGAGAGATCAGCGTTGAAAAAGCGATCGAAGCTTCGTTCGAGCCTCCAAACACCGTAGGCCTCAACTTCTCAGCTGGAGAAACGTCGACCGTCAGCTTGAGACCGTGGAAATTCGAGCAATCCGTCTATGGAAACAGCGCGATCTTGAACTGGTTTCTGCATGATAGCGTGGACGGTAGAGAGGTTTTCTCATCGAAACCTTCGAAATTGGCTTTGATCCATCACAAGGCGTGGTTCAAGAATCGGTATACGAATGCGGATAGGGCTTTCACAAGGGAAGGAGGGGTGATTTTTGCGGGTGATGAATATGGGGAGAGTGTGTGTTGGAGGGTGGATAAGGACTGCATGGGGAGGAGCATGGAGTGGGAGATGAGGGGGTGGATTTGGTTGACGTATTGGCCTAATAAACATAGGAGTTTCTATAGTGAGACCAAGAGGTTAGAGTTTAGAGAAGTGGTTTGTCTGTCTTTGATTTAG
- the LOC105167010 gene encoding LOW QUALITY PROTEIN: probable leucine-rich repeat receptor-like protein kinase IMK3 (The sequence of the model RefSeq protein was modified relative to this genomic sequence to represent the inferred CDS: inserted 1 base in 1 codon; added 51 bases not found in genome assembly) encodes MEVKSGVFGCYYTCPFQENQVSEVYSGRKRAKWKIQNEPFWFSGGFAFWAQVFLIFQVLFCVIGVVSGGSWDGVIVTEADFQALQAFKHELVDPKGFLRSWNDSGYGACSGGWVGIKCAQGQVIVIQLPWRGLGGRITEKIGQFQALRKLSLHDNFIAGSIPTSLGFLPNLRGVQLFNNRLSGSIPASLGLCPLLQTLDLANNSLSGPIPPTLVNSTKLFRLNISYNQLSGSIPYSFTQSSSLMFLALENNNLSGPIPDSWGGNGRNVAQLQLLTLNHNSFTGIIPASFGNLSGLRTLDLSGNSFNGSLPDGLSNLQKLSVLNLRNNRLDGRIPASIGNVSSLSELDLSYNNFTGEIPNSLGDLPNLVAFNVSYNNLSGPVPTELSQKFNSSAFAGNLQLCGYSPSTPCPISPSQAPPPAPSAMKRGRKLSTKDIILIAAGALLIILLIICCILICCLIRKRKAAKEAKAGLAAGKAAAGGVVFRRQXSEVEASGETGGKLVHFDGPLVFSADDLLCATAEIMGKSTYGTVYKATMEDGIQVAVKRLREKITKGQREFEIEVNALGKIRHPNLLALRAYYLGPKGEKLLVFDYMPKGSLATFLHARAPDTPIDWPTRMKIAKGMTRGLLYLHNNVNIIHGNLTSSNVLLDEHTNAKIADYGLSRLMTAAANANVIATAGALGYRAPELSKLKKATTKTDIYSLGVIILELLTGKSPGEALNGVDLPQWVASIVKEEWTNEVFDVELMRDATVIGDELLNTLKLALHCVDPSPSARPEAHQILQQLEEIRPETATSSGDDGGAIPSSSD; translated from the exons ATGGAGGTGAAGAGTGGTGTGTTTGGATGTTACTACACGTGCCCGTTTCAAGAAAATCAGGTTTCCGAGGTGTATTCTGGTAGAAAAAGGGCAAAATGGAAGATTCAAAATGAGCCCTTTTGGTTTTCAGGCGGGTTTGCCTTCTGGGCTcaggttttcttgattttccagGTGTTGTTTTGTGTGATTGGGGTAGTTTCTGGTGGTTCTTGGGATGGAGTGATTGTTACAGAAGCAGACTTTCAGGCACTCCAAGCCTTCAAACATGAGTTGGTTGATCCAAAGGGGTTCTTGAGAAGCTGGAATGATAGTGGTTATGGAGCTTGTTCTGGTGGTTGGGTTGGAATTAAATGCGCACAAGGCCAAGTTATAGTTATCCAGCTTCCATGGAGAGGATTAGGTGGGAGAATCACTGAGAAAATAGGCCAATTTCAAGCTCTCAGAAAACTCAGCCTCCATGACAATTTCATTGCTGGTTCCATTCCAACATCTTTGGGATTCTTGCCTAATCTTAGAGGTGTTCAGTTGTTCAATAACAGGTTGTCTGGTTCAATTCCTGCTTCACTTGGTTTGTGTCCCCTTCTTCAAACACTTGACCTTGCTAATAACTCTTTGTCTGGGCCAATACCACCTACTCTTGTTAACTCAACCAAGCTTTTTAGACTCAATATCAGCTACAATCAGCTGTCGGGTTCAATCCCATATAGTTTTACTCAGTCTTCGTCACTTATGTTTCTTGCTCTTGAAAACAACAATCTTTCTGGCCCTATTCCAGATTCTTGGGGAGGTAATGGGAGAAATGTGGCTCAGCTTCAGTTATTAACACTT GGGCTTAGAACACTTGATTTATCAGGCAATTCCTTCAATGGGAGCTTGCCTGATGGTCTGTCTAATCTACAGAAACTCTCAGTTCTTAACTTGAGAAATAATCGACTTGATGGTCGAATTCCAGCTTCAATTGGCAATGTTTCTTCACTCAGTGAGCTTGATTTGTCCTACAACAATTTCACTGGAGAAATTCCTAATTCTCTTGGTGACTTGCCAAATCTTGTTGCTTTCAATGTCTCATATAACAACCTGTCTGGCCCTGTTCCCACCGAACTTTCCCAAAAGTTCAACTCAAGTGCCTTTGCGGGCAATCTTCAGCTCTGTGGTTATAGCCCTTCCACCCCTTGTCCCATTTCCCCCTCGCAAGCTCCCCCACCAGCTCCATCAGCCATGAAGCGAGGTCGAAAACTGAGTACTAAAGACATCATTCTAATTGCAGCAGGAGCTCTTCTCATAATCTTGCTGATCATTTGCTGCATTCTTATCTGCTGTCTGATAAGGAAACGAAAAGCGGCAAAAGAAGCCAAGGCTGGCCTGGCAGCCGGCAAGGCTGCTGCAGGGGGTGTGGTGTTCCGCCGAC CCAGTGAAGTTGAGGCAAGTGGAGAGACAGGAGGGAAACTTGTGCACTTTGATGGGCCCTTGGTTTTTAGTGCTGATGATCTTTTGTGTGCCACCGCAGAGATCATGGGCAAAAGCACATATGGAACAGTGTACAAGGCTACAATGGAAGATGGAATTCAGGTTGCTGTCAAGAGATTGAgagaaaagataacaaaagGGCAAAGAGAGTTTGAGATTGAGGTCAATGCACTTGGAAAGATTAGACATCCCAATCTTCTTGCCCTTAGAGCTTATTATTTAGGTCCAAAGGGAGAAAAGCTGCTCGTTTTCGACTATATGCCTAAAGGGAGTCTTGCTACTTTCTTACATG CTCGAGCCCCTGATACACCGATTGATTGGCCGACCAGGATGAAAATTGCGAAAGGGATGACAAGAGGGCTCCTTTACCTTCACAACAATGTCAATATCATTCATGGAAATCTTACATCAAGCAATGTCCTTCTTGATGAACATACAAATGCGAAAATAGCAGATTACGGCCTGTCTCGGCTAATGACAGCAGCAGCAAATGCAAATGTGATAGCTACTGCTGGAGCATTAGGATACAGGGCGCCTGAGCTTTCCAAGCTCAAGAAAGCCACCACCAAGACCGACATTTACAGCCTCGGTGTGATCATATTAGAACTCCTAACTGGGAAGTCTCCGGGAGAGGCATTGAATGGGGTGGACTTGCCTCAGTGGGTCGCCTCAATCGTGAAAGAGGAGTGGACGAACGAGGTTTTCGACGTGGAGCTTATGAGGGATGCAACAGTTATAGGTGATGAGTTGTTGAACACACTAAAACTGGCTCTGCATTGTGTCGATCCATCACCATCGGCTCGACCGGAAGCTCATCAGATACTGCAGCAACTGGAAGAGATCAGACCAGAAACCGCTACCAGCTCTGGCGACGACGGCGGAGCAATCCCATCCTCTAGTGACTAA